From the Candidatus Polarisedimenticolaceae bacterium genome, one window contains:
- a CDS encoding YHS domain-containing protein yields the protein MLEPETRVILGHDLFFFADAAEKAQFLAQPFRWCGKLTDPVSGARFAPNGASPKSVLEGRTYYFASEATKKTFDAMPAMYKNPVRSM from the coding sequence GTGCTGGAGCCCGAGACCCGCGTGATCCTCGGTCACGACCTCTTCTTCTTCGCCGACGCGGCGGAGAAGGCGCAGTTCCTCGCGCAGCCGTTCCGCTGGTGCGGCAAGCTCACCGACCCCGTGTCCGGCGCGCGGTTCGCGCCGAACGGGGCGTCGCCGAAGTCCGTGCTCGAGGGGCGGACGTATTACTTCGCGTCGGAGGCGACGAAGAAGACCTTCGACGCGATGCCGGCGATGTACAAGAACCCGGTGCGGTCGATGTAG
- a CDS encoding DUF2339 domain-containing protein, which translates to MESLWVLVAFSFAALPIVALILAIVALNRSRESAERLEARVAGLEAAVRALDRRVKAEGPLPGPTPLPQPPPPPPPRPVVPVPEPAPVPAPEPAPKPGVDLEQIVGGRWATWVGAVTLLFAVGFLLRWSFQNNLIGPAGRVAMGVASGIALIAGGSYLRRRPALVVLCDGLTGAGLGMLYLALFAAHRVYGFLGAGPAFAAMAGVTALGVALSVATARQPVAVLAVLGGLLTPILVATTRPDERVLMAYLIVLDLVVLGVARFRSWPSLNRLAWAGSALLVLPAIAKGGEAPHPAIRLALMSALFALFLAVPLLRSWLDRVEAEPLDLVLVAGNATAFFGAVYVTLERWGAQRQEAYWAVVLGALYLGVAQYHAERVAGGDPPFTTLHRGIGATFLAIAAPLAFDGPWVTLSWAALGVAFLLTSQRPGRGNVDLVTGAVFLAGATARAAFFDPWRYPVDVPVWNVRFAVHAAVVACLAWAGAVVGRSSESPEAGDLRSLFWCVAAALGAVLCWRDPAVPWPAVLLGVEMLALAALARAKPDFAFAVATPVTGAVLLVRLFLEDGSLAWDQSVDLVNPQFVLRVAACAAIALAAVLLRPLADRPAFGPASRILAAAAPVLLWITLTFAWWAHQQQLARAASGETARRLRWLQQVGLSVLWTVYAAAALAVGFLRALPTVRYAALGLLGITIAKVFLVDLSALDAIYRILSFVVLGVVLLAIAYVYQRRGRTV; encoded by the coding sequence ATGGAATCCCTTTGGGTGCTCGTCGCCTTCTCCTTCGCCGCGCTCCCGATCGTCGCTCTGATCCTCGCCATCGTCGCCCTCAACCGCTCGCGGGAGAGCGCGGAGCGCCTCGAGGCCCGCGTCGCCGGACTCGAAGCCGCCGTGCGCGCCCTCGACCGGAGGGTGAAGGCGGAGGGGCCGTTGCCCGGGCCGACGCCCTTACCGCAGCCGCCACCTCCTCCCCCGCCGCGCCCCGTCGTTCCGGTCCCCGAGCCGGCACCCGTTCCGGCCCCCGAGCCGGCTCCCAAACCCGGGGTCGACCTCGAGCAGATCGTCGGCGGACGATGGGCGACCTGGGTGGGGGCGGTCACCCTGCTCTTCGCCGTCGGCTTCCTGCTGCGGTGGAGCTTCCAGAACAACCTGATCGGCCCGGCCGGGCGCGTGGCGATGGGAGTCGCGTCCGGGATCGCGCTGATCGCCGGGGGCTCGTACCTGCGCCGTCGCCCCGCGCTCGTCGTGCTCTGCGACGGGCTGACCGGCGCCGGGCTCGGGATGCTCTACCTCGCGCTGTTCGCGGCGCATCGCGTCTACGGGTTCCTCGGGGCCGGCCCCGCCTTTGCGGCGATGGCGGGGGTGACGGCGCTCGGCGTCGCGTTGTCCGTCGCGACCGCGCGGCAGCCCGTCGCGGTCCTCGCGGTGCTCGGCGGGTTGCTGACCCCGATCCTCGTCGCGACGACCCGCCCCGACGAGCGGGTGCTGATGGCGTACCTGATCGTCCTCGACCTGGTCGTCCTCGGCGTGGCGCGGTTCCGTTCCTGGCCGTCGCTCAACCGGCTCGCCTGGGCGGGATCGGCGCTCCTCGTCCTCCCCGCGATCGCGAAGGGGGGCGAGGCGCCGCACCCGGCGATCCGCCTCGCGCTGATGTCGGCGCTGTTCGCGCTCTTCCTCGCCGTGCCGCTGCTTCGTTCCTGGCTCGACCGCGTGGAGGCGGAGCCGCTCGACCTCGTGCTCGTCGCGGGGAACGCGACCGCGTTCTTCGGCGCGGTCTACGTGACCCTCGAGCGCTGGGGAGCGCAGCGCCAGGAGGCCTACTGGGCGGTCGTCCTGGGAGCGCTGTACCTCGGGGTGGCGCAATACCACGCCGAGCGCGTCGCGGGAGGCGACCCGCCGTTCACCACGTTGCACCGCGGGATCGGCGCGACCTTCCTGGCGATCGCCGCGCCGCTCGCCTTCGACGGGCCGTGGGTCACCCTCTCCTGGGCCGCGCTCGGCGTCGCGTTCCTCCTGACTTCGCAACGCCCCGGGCGCGGGAACGTCGACCTCGTGACGGGGGCGGTGTTCCTCGCCGGAGCAACCGCGCGCGCGGCCTTCTTCGACCCCTGGCGGTATCCGGTCGACGTTCCCGTCTGGAACGTGCGATTCGCGGTGCACGCCGCCGTCGTCGCGTGCCTGGCGTGGGCCGGGGCGGTCGTGGGCCGATCGAGCGAGAGTCCCGAGGCCGGCGATCTTCGATCGCTGTTCTGGTGCGTCGCCGCGGCGCTCGGCGCGGTGTTGTGCTGGCGCGACCCGGCGGTGCCGTGGCCGGCGGTGCTCCTCGGTGTCGAGATGCTGGCCCTCGCGGCGCTCGCGAGGGCGAAGCCCGACTTCGCCTTCGCGGTCGCGACGCCGGTGACCGGCGCCGTGCTGCTCGTGCGGCTGTTCCTCGAGGACGGCTCCCTCGCGTGGGATCAGTCGGTCGACCTCGTCAACCCGCAGTTCGTGCTGCGCGTGGCGGCGTGCGCGGCGATCGCCCTCGCGGCGGTGCTGCTGCGCCCGCTCGCCGATCGGCCGGCCTTCGGACCCGCGTCGCGGATTCTCGCCGCCGCGGCTCCGGTCCTCCTGTGGATCACGCTGACGTTCGCGTGGTGGGCGCATCAGCAGCAGCTCGCGCGGGCCGCCTCGGGAGAGACCGCGCGACGCCTGCGCTGGCTGCAGCAGGTCGGTCTCTCGGTGTTGTGGACGGTGTACGCCGCGGCCGCGCTCGCGGTGGGATTCCTGCGGGCGCTCCCGACGGTGCGCTACGCCGCGCTGGGGCTTCTCGGCATCACGATCGCGAAGGTCTTCCTGGTCGACCTGTCGGCGCTGGACGCGATCTACCGTATCCTCTCGTTCGTCGTCCTGGGCGTCGTGCTTCTCGCGATCGCCTACGTGTACCAGCGCAGAGGGAGGACCGTTTGA